Proteins from one Eubalaena glacialis isolate mEubGla1 chromosome 8, mEubGla1.1.hap2.+ XY, whole genome shotgun sequence genomic window:
- the NDUFA4 gene encoding cytochrome c oxidase subunit NDUFA4 translates to MIRQIIGQAKKHPSLIPLFMFIGAGGTGAALYVLRLALFNPDVSWDKKNNPEPWNKLGPNDQYKFYSVNVDYSKLKKEGPDF, encoded by the exons ATGATCCGCCAGATCATCGGTCAGGCCAAGAAGCATCCTAGC TTGATCCCCCTCTTCATGTTTATTGGAGCGGGAGGTACTGGAGCAGCACTGTATGTTTTGCGCCTGGCATTGTTCAATCCAGATGTCAG ttggGACAAAAAGAATAACCCAGAACCCTGGAACAAACTGGGTCCCAATGATCAGTACAAG ttCTACTCAGTGAATGTAGATTACAGCAAACTGAAGAAAGAAGGTCCAGACTTCTAA